A single genomic interval of Aegicerativicinus sediminis harbors:
- a CDS encoding purine-nucleoside phosphorylase, with protein MIKEIEETTEYLIHKGFDKPEIGIILGTGLGQLINDVEIIHSVSYNHIPYFPTATVEFHKGKLIYGILSGKKVVIMQGRFHLYEGYSLQDVTFPVRIMKRLGISTLLVSNAAGAINLDMKKGEIMLITDHLNLLGDSPLAFKGVSLLGERFADMSEPYDNDLNDQFRSIAKENDITLHEGVYAAMLGPQLETKAEYRMLKIIGSDAVGMSTVPEVIVSNHLGLRVAAVSVITDECDPDNLKPVNIDEIIAMANKAEPQMITLFKSLIEKL; from the coding sequence ATGATAAAAGAAATTGAAGAAACTACTGAATATCTCATTCACAAGGGATTCGACAAGCCCGAAATAGGTATAATTCTAGGAACGGGCCTAGGCCAATTAATTAATGATGTAGAAATCATACATTCGGTTAGTTACAACCATATTCCATATTTTCCTACGGCAACTGTAGAATTTCATAAAGGGAAACTTATCTACGGAATTTTATCAGGGAAAAAGGTTGTGATAATGCAAGGTAGGTTCCACTTATACGAAGGCTACTCTTTACAAGATGTAACATTCCCAGTAAGAATTATGAAGCGATTAGGCATTTCAACCTTGTTGGTTAGTAATGCTGCAGGGGCAATTAACCTAGACATGAAAAAAGGTGAAATTATGTTGATCACCGACCATCTAAATTTACTTGGAGATTCTCCCTTGGCCTTTAAGGGCGTGTCCTTATTAGGAGAGCGATTTGCTGATATGAGCGAACCTTACGACAATGACCTAAATGATCAATTCAGAAGTATTGCAAAAGAAAATGACATTACTTTACACGAAGGTGTGTATGCCGCAATGCTCGGACCACAATTAGAAACCAAGGCTGAATATCGCATGCTTAAAATTATAGGTTCAGATGCAGTAGGGATGAGTACCGTTCCAGAGGTTATAGTTTCTAATCATTTAGGTCTTAGAGTGGCTGCAGTTTCTGTTATTACGGACGAATGTGATCCTGACAATCTAAAACCAGTTAATATCGACGAAATTATTGCAATGGCAAATAAGGCCGAACCACAGATGATAACACTTTTTAAATCGTTAATTGAAAAACTTTAA
- a CDS encoding arsenosugar biosynthesis-associated peroxidase-like protein, producing MQKTYYDPADLKNFGKISDWNSSLGEKFFDYYNSVFKEGALSAREKSLIALAVAHTIQCPYCIDAYTGDGLQRGITKEEMMEALHVAGAIRGGASLVHGVQMMSKVNKLEM from the coding sequence ATGCAAAAAACATATTATGATCCTGCCGATCTAAAAAATTTTGGAAAAATCTCAGATTGGAATTCAAGTCTAGGTGAAAAATTTTTTGATTATTACAATAGTGTTTTTAAAGAGGGTGCATTGTCCGCCAGGGAAAAATCCCTCATCGCTTTGGCGGTAGCCCACACCATACAATGTCCTTATTGTATTGATGCTTATACAGGAGATGGCCTACAGAGAGGAATTACCAAAGAGGAAATGATGGAAGCCTTGCATGTGGCAGGTGCAATTAGAGGGGGCGCATCATTGGTTCACGGGGTTCAAATGATGAGCAAGGTGAATAAATTAGAAATGTAG
- a CDS encoding DUF547 domain-containing protein yields MLYGLLFHLIAIVVLSCKEAPQPNYLLKEPKIITDEKVNHLVWDSLLKQFVDGNGFVNYKGFKTEELRLTNYLQSLAKHPPQNNWTKDESIAYYINAYNAHTIKLILDNYPISSIKDIRNPWDQKRVQIGNNILSLGEIEHEVLRKMNEPRIHFAINCASFSCPKLRYEAFIAKKLEEQLEIACKDFINDSSKNKLQNSEAQLSKIFKWYKSDFTENVSLIEYINRYAYAKISNDAKIRFLEYDWSLNEKP; encoded by the coding sequence ATGTTGTACGGCTTACTTTTTCACCTGATTGCTATTGTTGTTTTAAGCTGTAAAGAGGCCCCTCAACCAAATTATCTACTAAAGGAACCTAAAATAATTACAGATGAGAAAGTAAATCATTTAGTATGGGATTCCCTATTAAAACAATTTGTGGATGGAAACGGATTTGTAAATTATAAAGGGTTTAAGACAGAAGAATTAAGGCTGACCAATTATTTGCAGTCGTTAGCAAAACATCCTCCCCAGAATAATTGGACCAAAGATGAATCAATTGCCTATTACATAAATGCTTATAATGCCCATACAATAAAATTAATTTTAGATAATTATCCTATTTCGAGTATTAAAGACATAAGAAATCCTTGGGACCAAAAACGGGTACAAATTGGTAACAATATTCTTTCTCTGGGTGAAATTGAACATGAGGTGTTGCGTAAAATGAATGAACCCCGAATACATTTTGCGATTAATTGCGCTTCATTTTCCTGCCCGAAATTGAGGTATGAGGCCTTTATTGCCAAAAAATTAGAAGAGCAGCTGGAAATTGCATGTAAGGATTTTATTAATGACAGTTCCAAAAACAAACTTCAAAATTCAGAAGCACAACTTTCCAAAATATTTAAATGGTACAAATCTGATTTCACAGAAAATGTTAGCCTAATTGAATACATTAATCGATATGCATATGCAAAAATTTCAAATGAT
- a CDS encoding TIGR04282 family arsenosugar biosynthesis glycosyltransferase: protein MDSLIIVFVKTPKLGAVKSRLAYTIGDEAALTIYIEFLKILENTLLECKEDIVVYFSETIDSDIFKNYPNKIQYGEDLGQRMYNAFEDGFSQGYRKIILIGSDIPDMKSTNIRSAFEQLDNNKVVFGPALDGGYYLIGLSELLEAPFKLEQWSNQFVLKNSLKQLQEHNIHPALIAKLNDIDTFENLLNSETLKTNTTILSVLNNYYDKRN, encoded by the coding sequence ATGGATTCCCTTATCATTGTTTTTGTAAAAACCCCAAAATTAGGCGCTGTTAAATCACGCCTAGCATACACTATTGGTGATGAAGCAGCACTAACTATCTATATTGAATTTCTTAAAATTCTAGAAAATACTTTGTTAGAATGCAAAGAAGATATCGTCGTGTATTTTTCAGAAACTATTGATTCTGATATTTTTAAAAATTATCCAAACAAAATTCAATATGGGGAAGATTTAGGTCAAAGGATGTACAATGCCTTCGAGGATGGATTTTCCCAAGGATATAGAAAAATCATTCTAATTGGATCCGACATTCCCGATATGAAATCAACAAACATTCGTTCAGCTTTCGAGCAGTTAGATAATAATAAGGTTGTTTTTGGCCCAGCATTGGATGGTGGTTATTATTTAATTGGACTTTCGGAGTTATTGGAGGCACCTTTCAAACTGGAACAATGGAGTAACCAATTTGTATTAAAAAATAGCCTTAAACAACTTCAAGAACATAATATCCACCCTGCCCTAATAGCAAAATTAAACGATATTGATACCTTTGAGAATTTACTGAATTCTGAAACTCTCAAAACTAATACTACCATACTTTCTGTATTAAACAATTATTATGATAAAAGAAATTGA
- the arsS gene encoding arsenosugar biosynthesis radical SAM (seleno)protein ArsS (Some members of this family are selenoproteins.), translated as MIKSLKRRESELANAEKQLELLSNGIFAQGELPTFKESIHKSGHFPLKPKSLEILQINVGYMCNQVCKHCHVDAGPDRKEIMAKEIMSQCLEILKNTSAHTLDLTGGAPEMNPNFRWFVEEASKIGVRDIIVRSNLTIMRANKKYYDLPAFFKEHNIHVVSSMPHWTRGKTDKQRGEGVFDQSIKALKALNKIGYGLKDSPLKLDLVYNPSGAFLPGDQASMELDFKKALMEDFGIQFHNLFALTNLPISRFLDYLLASENYEDYMYNLVEAFNPAAVENVMCTNTISVSWDGYLYDCDFNQMLHLPVNGKVKHVSEYNEAILQNREIVISQHCYGCTAGAGSSCQGSVA; from the coding sequence ATGATTAAATCACTAAAGCGGCGTGAAAGCGAATTAGCAAATGCTGAAAAACAGTTGGAGCTTCTGTCCAATGGAATTTTTGCCCAAGGAGAATTACCAACTTTTAAGGAATCTATACACAAATCGGGGCATTTTCCGCTAAAACCAAAATCTCTGGAAATTCTGCAAATAAATGTTGGTTACATGTGTAATCAAGTGTGCAAACATTGCCATGTGGATGCAGGTCCAGACAGAAAAGAAATTATGGCAAAGGAGATTATGTCTCAATGTCTGGAAATCTTAAAAAATACCTCAGCGCATACCTTAGATTTAACAGGAGGGGCTCCAGAAATGAACCCTAATTTCAGGTGGTTTGTGGAAGAAGCAAGCAAGATTGGTGTAAGAGATATTATTGTTCGTTCTAACTTAACAATTATGCGGGCGAACAAAAAATACTATGATTTACCAGCATTCTTTAAAGAACACAATATACATGTGGTAAGTTCAATGCCACATTGGACAAGAGGAAAAACTGACAAACAACGAGGTGAAGGTGTTTTTGATCAATCGATTAAAGCATTGAAAGCCTTAAATAAAATAGGCTATGGCCTTAAGGATAGTCCTCTAAAATTGGATTTAGTTTATAATCCATCTGGAGCCTTTCTTCCTGGAGACCAGGCGTCAATGGAATTAGATTTCAAAAAGGCCTTAATGGAAGATTTTGGCATACAGTTTCATAATTTATTTGCACTAACAAATTTACCCATAAGTCGATTTCTTGATTACTTACTAGCCTCAGAAAATTACGAGGACTATATGTACAATTTGGTGGAAGCCTTCAATCCGGCTGCAGTAGAAAATGTTATGTGTACTAACACTATTTCAGTAAGTTGGGATGGCTATCTCTATGATTGCGACTTTAACCAAATGTTGCATTTACCGGTTAATGGAAAAGTAAAACATGTTTCTGAATATAATGAAGCTATTTTACAAAATAGGGAAATTGTTATTAGTCAGCATTGTTATGGTTGTACTGCCGGGGCTGGCAGTAGCTGCCAAGGTTCAGTAGCTTAA
- the arsM gene encoding arsenosugar biosynthesis arsenite methyltransferase ArsM: MSYLDTTKDIYKDAALTPNVGLCCTTNPIWELPGLKIPKIMQEMNYGCGSTVHPRDLTNNPKILYVGVGGGMELLQFAYFSRQKNGVVGVDVVDEMLEASKINFEEAEKLNPWFKSEFVDLRKGDALALPLEDNSIDVAAQNCLFNIFKEDDLKAAISEMYRVLKPHGRLVMSDPTCEQPMNEALRNDERLRALCLSGSIPIKDYVKLLTDAGFGTIEIRARKPYRVLNPKHYNTEELIYIESIEVAAIKDPMPKDGPCIFSGRAAIYFGDTEYFDDGKGHILFKNQPLAICDKTANALKNLQRDDLYISESTWHYDGGGCC, from the coding sequence ATGAGTTACCTAGATACTACGAAAGACATATATAAGGATGCTGCCTTAACTCCGAATGTTGGTCTTTGTTGCACCACAAATCCTATTTGGGAATTGCCAGGTTTAAAAATTCCGAAAATCATGCAAGAAATGAATTATGGCTGTGGTAGTACCGTACATCCTCGTGATCTTACGAACAATCCAAAGATCTTATATGTTGGTGTCGGCGGAGGCATGGAACTTCTCCAATTCGCATATTTTTCAAGACAAAAAAATGGCGTTGTTGGGGTTGATGTAGTAGACGAAATGTTGGAAGCTTCAAAAATTAATTTTGAAGAAGCCGAAAAATTAAATCCTTGGTTTAAAAGTGAATTTGTGGATTTACGAAAGGGAGATGCCTTGGCACTGCCATTGGAGGATAATAGTATCGATGTGGCCGCACAAAACTGCTTGTTTAATATATTTAAAGAAGATGATTTAAAAGCTGCCATAAGCGAAATGTATCGCGTTTTAAAACCTCACGGACGTTTGGTTATGAGCGATCCAACATGCGAACAGCCAATGAATGAGGCTTTAAGAAATGATGAGCGTTTGAGAGCACTTTGCCTTAGTGGCAGCATTCCGATCAAAGATTACGTAAAACTTTTAACCGACGCTGGTTTCGGTACAATTGAAATTAGAGCTAGAAAACCTTACCGAGTTTTAAACCCTAAACATTATAATACAGAGGAATTAATCTACATCGAATCCATAGAAGTGGCGGCCATAAAAGATCCTATGCCAAAGGATGGACCTTGTATTTTTTCGGGTAGAGCCGCAATTTATTTCGGCGATACTGAGTATTTTGATGATGGAAAAGGTCATATCCTCTTCAAGAATCAACCATTGGCAATTTGCGATAAAACAGCCAATGCGTTGAAAAATCTTCAGAGAGATGATTTGTATATTAGCGAATCAACTTGGCACTATGACGGAGGAGGTTGTTGCTAA